ATGACGGCGAGACACTTCAACCAGCGCGACATGGGCGAGTCCTTGCGAAAGCCTGGGTTCTCATGTGAACGCAGGATGGCCCCGGCAGTTCAGCCAATCAATAGAAGGCGCGTTCGGCCTTCAGGGTCACCAGCCCGTCGCACTGACTGTTGCGCCCGGAATAGGCGCTGCAATCGCTGCCACTGAGGCTTGAGTCGCTGTAGATCAGGTCGAGGTCGATGCCCATGAAGGGGCGGGAAAATTTCAGCGACCAATCGGTGAAACTGCTGACATACCCACCGTCGACCGACACCGGAGTGTTGAGCTGGTGGGTGGTGTATTTCATGCTGATCCCGATGCCGAACGGCTGATTGCCACCGAGGTCGGCGAACAGGGTGCTGTTCTGTTTGTCCGGGTCGGTGCTGAACGCCGCGCCGAAACGGCTGCCCAGCAGGGTCAGGCCGCCATAGAGCTCGTGGGAATCGAGGGTGTCCACTTTCGGGTAGCTGTAATGAATCATCCCGACTTCGTAGCCCAGGGTCTGGTCGAAGGGTTGCTTGAAGCCCATGTAGGAGTCGACTTCGAGGTTACTGCCAGGGGTCAACCCCACACTGGGTGACCATTGCCCGGCATAGAAACCGCTGTCATGACTCAGATCGAGGCCGCCATGGAACGAACCGGTGGCCGAAGGCTTGACCAGTCCCTGGGCCATGCTGCGACTTGGCGTGGTGCCAAGCTTGAGGTCGAAGTCCCCCAGTTCACGCTGGAAAATCTGCGCGTTGGCCGCTGAACAGCACAGCAGACTGACGAGCAGGAAAACAGAGGGCTTGAGCATGCGTCGCTCCATGACCGCGCAGGAATTCGAAAACCTGATGAAATGCTTGATTTAGACGCGTGCAAGCATACCGACGAATGCCCGGCGTCGATGGCCGTTCGTCGTTTTTTGCGCTAGCGGAGTGTTTCGCGGGGTGTAGCGGGTGGGTCAAGCGCTTCGAAGCTCAAAGCGCCCAGGGACCACGTTGAAGCGGGGTGTTACTTCTTGCCCAGGCTGATCTGCTTGGACGGGGCGAAGGTCTGGCCGCTGACGCCTTTGGCAATTTGCTGGATCTGGCCACCGGACTTGAGAAAAGCGGCAATCTGATCGTTGATCGACTCGCTGGTTTCAACGGCTGGAGCAGGCTTTACTTTGCTTTGGGATGCTTTAACGCGCATGGCGGCCAATTACCTGTCGGAAATTAATATGGCCAGCCATCGTACAGGAAATGCCCGGTAATTGCTCGGCAAATATCCTGCAAGCCGATATCAGTGACCACGAATTGATTGAAAGTTGTTCGCTGAATATGCCTCTAAGCTGCTGTTTTAAATAAGAACAATCGTGGCTCAAGAGCGCTTTGCCGCCTGCCTGCATCAGGCAATGTGGCCGTGGCGGCCTGACGAGTGGCCGGATGCGCATCAGCCGACCCCGCAAAATCAAGGCCCGCAGCGCCT
This DNA window, taken from Pseudomonas sp. MYb118, encodes the following:
- a CDS encoding TorF family putative porin, translated to MLKPSVFLLVSLLCCSAANAQIFQRELGDFDLKLGTTPSRSMAQGLVKPSATGSFHGGLDLSHDSGFYAGQWSPSVGLTPGSNLEVDSYMGFKQPFDQTLGYEVGMIHYSYPKVDTLDSHELYGGLTLLGSRFGAAFSTDPDKQNSTLFADLGGNQPFGIGISMKYTTHQLNTPVSVDGGYVSSFTDWSLKFSRPFMGIDLDLIYSDSSLSGSDCSAYSGRNSQCDGLVTLKAERAFY